The following are encoded in a window of Pedobacter cryoconitis genomic DNA:
- a CDS encoding response regulator transcription factor: MSKGIKILIVEDDENLRFLVVHRLKSEGYDVLETGDGELAVKTIMDEKPDIVLLDWMLPGKQGSDVCQEVRKQGFENLIIMMTAKAQDVDKIDAYTFGVSDYVTKPFNMDVLVAMLESKVKFLLNNDKSEIHRFGDMEHHPNIHTLYRSGRKIELTILENRILLYFLRNPNKVINRDELMLVVWGYNSDVNTRTLDMHIVRLRKKIELNPDNPQLLQTVRGIGYRFNAG; encoded by the coding sequence ATGTCTAAAGGAATTAAAATACTGATAGTTGAGGATGATGAAAATTTAAGGTTTTTAGTGGTACACAGGCTAAAGTCTGAGGGATACGATGTACTGGAAACTGGTGATGGTGAGCTGGCGGTAAAAACGATCATGGATGAAAAGCCTGATATTGTTTTGCTGGACTGGATGTTGCCGGGTAAACAGGGGTCGGATGTTTGTCAGGAGGTGCGTAAGCAGGGTTTTGAGAACTTGATTATTATGATGACTGCTAAGGCGCAGGATGTGGATAAGATCGATGCTTATACTTTTGGTGTGTCTGATTATGTAACCAAGCCGTTTAATATGGATGTTTTGGTGGCGATGCTGGAGAGTAAGGTGAAGTTTTTGCTGAATAATGATAAGTCAGAGATCCATCGTTTTGGGGATATGGAGCATCACCCTAATATCCATACGCTTTACAGGAGTGGAAGAAAGATTGAGTTAACGATATTGGAGAACAGGATTTTATTGTATTTCCTGAGAAATCCGAATAAGGTGATTAACCGTGATGAGTTAATGCTGGTTGTTTGGGGATATAATTCTGATGTGAATACGCGTACGCTTGATATGCATATTGTTCGTTTGAGAAAGAAGATTGAATTGAATCCTGATAATCCTCAGTTGTTACAGACTGTGAGGGGTATTGGTTACCGTTTTAATGCGGGATAG
- a CDS encoding sensor histidine kinase, whose amino-acid sequence MAPEKTSGYRKNFSLIVTFIVLISVLFILSLFLAYNFSKKFIENEFVSEKVKVLEESIKPYNEFFQNKVPEISYYNGYLDSATASKFVDTIINAYPFVSKVVFYDSEIGNTPVRDGLNTGHFSFGPKNIYQFGDLVPLDSVKLFSRDDTKKFSRGDDFNALGIKLISYIESLDTTSVPSQEELFTNFSIIRSNKITYLNIPGFEDLKVYKQMLRQQLSPSPVYQQDMLSFHLDPYKIKIINTRPLLYQNIRIEPLTYDPLNTSTDYVATEITLPGPFSDYKLYFISAKSFVSQEILSYFMPIALVMLLFYGILVLVTVLIYRNLNINHKMFKLQYDFVNNLTHEFKTPVSVIKIAGNNIKSASALTERELKLYGKILDEEADKLNGLMNKLLAFTQIENRAIQLNHDEINIVDFIESTIESHTLKHPDFVVTYEVSGFGTFITDPVLLGSLFDNLAENAYKYSRPEHKRLHIVARMIKGKVVFRFVDQGIGIPTPEINNIFKKFYRIQNQYNQNGSVGLGLAFCKELVNFMKGEISVKSKVNKGTEFKIVLPYNN is encoded by the coding sequence ATGGCTCCGGAAAAGACTAGTGGCTATCGTAAAAACTTTTCACTGATCGTGACATTTATTGTGCTGATCTCTGTATTGTTCATCTTGTCACTGTTCTTGGCTTATAATTTCAGCAAGAAGTTTATAGAAAATGAGTTTGTCTCTGAAAAGGTAAAGGTGCTGGAAGAAAGTATCAAGCCTTACAATGAGTTTTTCCAGAATAAAGTTCCTGAAATCTCTTATTACAATGGGTATCTTGATTCTGCTACGGCATCAAAGTTTGTTGATACAATTATTAATGCCTATCCATTCGTTTCAAAGGTGGTCTTTTATGATTCAGAGATTGGAAATACACCAGTCAGAGATGGATTAAATACCGGACATTTTTCTTTTGGCCCTAAAAATATTTATCAGTTTGGTGATCTGGTGCCTTTGGATTCGGTCAAATTGTTTTCCAGGGATGATACGAAAAAATTCAGCAGGGGTGATGATTTTAATGCTTTAGGGATTAAGCTGATTTCTTATATTGAGAGTTTGGATACGACTAGTGTGCCTAGTCAGGAAGAGCTTTTTACTAACTTCAGTATTATCCGTTCGAACAAAATTACTTACCTGAATATTCCGGGGTTTGAAGATTTAAAGGTCTATAAGCAGATGTTAAGGCAGCAGCTGAGTCCGTCTCCGGTTTATCAGCAGGATATGTTATCTTTTCATCTTGATCCTTATAAGATTAAAATTATCAATACGCGACCGCTATTGTATCAAAATATAAGGATTGAACCGCTTACTTATGATCCTTTAAATACTTCAACGGATTATGTGGCTACAGAGATTACGTTACCCGGCCCGTTTTCAGATTATAAGCTCTATTTTATTTCTGCAAAGTCGTTTGTGTCTCAGGAGATCCTGAGTTATTTTATGCCTATTGCATTGGTGATGTTACTTTTTTATGGTATTCTGGTATTGGTGACTGTTTTGATCTACAGAAATCTGAATATTAATCATAAGATGTTTAAATTGCAGTATGATTTTGTGAATAACCTGACGCATGAGTTTAAAACACCGGTAAGCGTGATTAAGATCGCAGGTAATAATATTAAAAGTGCGAGTGCGCTGACTGAAAGGGAGCTGAAGTTATATGGTAAAATCCTGGATGAGGAGGCCGACAAGTTAAATGGGCTGATGAACAAGCTACTGGCTTTTACGCAGATTGAAAACAGGGCTATTCAGTTAAATCATGATGAAATCAATATCGTGGATTTTATTGAGAGTACGATTGAGTCGCATACGTTGAAGCATCCTGATTTTGTGGTTACTTATGAGGTCTCTGGTTTTGGGACATTTATCACGGATCCGGTATTGCTGGGCAGCCTTTTTGACAATTTAGCAGAGAATGCCTATAAGTATTCACGTCCTGAGCATAAGCGGCTGCATATTGTGGCGAGAATGATTAAGGGAAAAGTTGTATTCAGATTTGTGGATCAGGGGATAGGTATTCCTACACCAGAAATTAATAATATCTTTAAGAAGTTTTACCGGATACAGAATCAGTATAATCAGAATGGTAGTGTTGGTTTGGGGCTGGCTTTTTGTAAGGAGTTAGTGAATTTCATGAAGGGTGAGATTTCGGTAAAGAGCAAAGTAAATAAAGGAACAGAGTTTAAAATAGTACTGCCTTATAATAATTAA
- a CDS encoding prolyl oligopeptidase family serine peptidase, whose translation MTLKKRYLLIVLLALFSACRQNRQVRVIPVADFFKAQDKGSYAISLDGKTMSYLKLQGKKQNLFVEELATGRSSQITQLNEKNINYYFWVSNDEIVYYKEKAGAERLSDIFIINKNGENERQLSDNGKSRMHVLKDQLIDGKFLLVSSNKRDSTVFDVYRLNVRDGQMDMAARNPGNITNWVTDSKGQIRLATTSDGVNQTLLYRETENQAFRAVVTNNFKTTFTPIAISDTRPNIVYAISNVNRDKNALIELNCLTGKESKVLFSNDTLNVVDAQYSESKKTIAFVICETWKKEKHYLDPSVKKLYEKLDKLLPGTESRIIDRDKAENTFIVRTFTDRNPGSYYLYIANKGTIRKLSDFNPYVKEAEMCEMKPVSYTARDGLKIQGYLTLPINKPSSNLPVVVLPHDGPGRRDSWGYKAEVQFLANRGYAVFQVNYRGSSGYGKSFAAAGSGQWGGKIKDDINDGVRWLIENKIANPRKIAIYGSGFGGYIALNSLYSSPGMYVCGGSNSGVINLFSYLKSIPPFLKTNLQMYYEVIGNPVTEGDRMRQVSPVFHADKFRVPVFLAQSPKDPRSNSGEAVQFVKELKKRNVNVTYLEKEYNEFSPQGEDVRQQLYASLEQFLSVNLSKK comes from the coding sequence ATGACCTTAAAGAAAAGATATTTATTAATTGTTCTTCTAGCCCTTTTCAGTGCTTGCCGGCAAAACAGGCAGGTGAGGGTTATTCCTGTAGCAGACTTCTTTAAGGCACAGGACAAGGGTTCTTATGCAATTTCTCTGGATGGCAAAACCATGTCTTATCTGAAGTTGCAGGGTAAAAAGCAAAATTTATTTGTAGAAGAGCTGGCTACCGGGAGGTCTTCACAAATCACACAATTGAATGAGAAAAATATCAATTATTACTTCTGGGTAAGTAATGATGAAATTGTTTATTACAAAGAGAAGGCCGGTGCAGAGCGGTTATCTGATATCTTTATTATCAATAAAAACGGGGAAAATGAACGTCAGCTGAGTGATAATGGAAAAAGCAGGATGCACGTACTTAAAGATCAGCTGATTGATGGTAAATTCTTATTGGTTTCATCTAATAAAAGAGATTCTACGGTATTTGATGTTTACCGTTTAAATGTAAGAGATGGCCAGATGGATATGGCTGCGAGGAACCCTGGAAACATTACCAACTGGGTAACAGATTCAAAAGGACAAATTCGCCTGGCCACTACAAGTGATGGGGTAAACCAGACTTTACTCTACAGAGAGACTGAAAACCAAGCCTTCAGGGCTGTCGTAACCAATAACTTTAAAACTACTTTCACGCCTATTGCGATTTCAGACACGAGACCAAATATTGTTTATGCGATCTCTAATGTCAACAGGGATAAAAATGCGTTGATAGAATTGAACTGTCTGACGGGAAAAGAAAGCAAAGTGCTTTTCAGTAATGATACGCTCAATGTAGTGGATGCTCAATATTCTGAGTCTAAAAAAACGATAGCTTTTGTAATCTGTGAAACCTGGAAAAAGGAGAAGCATTATCTTGATCCATCTGTTAAAAAGCTATATGAAAAGCTGGATAAATTATTACCTGGTACTGAATCAAGGATTATTGACAGAGATAAAGCAGAAAATACATTTATTGTAAGAACGTTTACGGATAGAAATCCGGGATCTTATTACTTATATATTGCCAATAAAGGTACAATCAGAAAACTAAGTGATTTTAATCCTTACGTTAAGGAAGCTGAAATGTGCGAGATGAAACCTGTTTCTTATACGGCACGTGACGGATTAAAAATACAGGGATATCTTACGTTACCGATTAATAAACCTTCTTCAAACCTTCCTGTAGTTGTTTTGCCGCATGATGGACCGGGGCGCAGAGATTCCTGGGGATATAAGGCAGAAGTACAATTTCTGGCGAACAGAGGGTATGCAGTGTTCCAGGTTAATTACAGAGGTTCATCCGGGTACGGGAAGTCCTTTGCTGCTGCTGGATCTGGTCAATGGGGAGGCAAAATCAAAGATGATATTAATGATGGGGTAAGGTGGCTCATTGAGAATAAGATTGCTAACCCAAGGAAAATAGCTATTTATGGTTCTGGCTTTGGCGGTTATATCGCGTTAAATAGTTTATATTCGAGTCCGGGGATGTATGTTTGTGGCGGGTCTAATTCAGGAGTGATTAATTTGTTCAGTTATCTGAAGTCAATTCCTCCATTTTTGAAGACGAATTTGCAGATGTACTATGAGGTGATTGGTAATCCTGTAACTGAAGGTGACCGGATGCGCCAGGTATCTCCGGTTTTTCATGCAGATAAGTTCAGAGTTCCAGTGTTTCTTGCGCAAAGCCCAAAGGATCCAAGGAGTAATTCGGGAGAGGCTGTTCAGTTTGTGAAAGAACTTAAAAAAAGAAATGTGAACGTAACTTACCTGGAAAAGGAATATAATGAGTTTTCTCCGCAGGGTGAAGATGTGCGCCAACAGTTATATGCTTCACTGGAGCAGTTTTTATCTGTAAATTTGTCTAAGAAATAG
- a CDS encoding tetratricopeptide repeat protein: MMIKTILAILLCFTGSLSLFAQSNNDNEMAMLYYQNGDYQKASVLLEKIVFKTKNEAYSDLYFNALLKSKQYEVADKAVKKLIRQNPESSKYLTIQARVYKEKGELENAKKTFDQLLHSLPEDESKIRALANDLYQMAEYDLAADVFLQARKNLKNNQIFTFELLSIYRFKKDKNKLGEEYLNALSTMPQMLQQAETVLPSVFETNADYLTLQNSLFKRIQKDPQNESYSKLLIWQFLQQKEYDMALRQLIAQDKRIKDDGTILFEHAQIFASNKAYDTAIKAYTYLALKGKENPYYLPSKLALIDASYQALLLGKNEQKDIIVLAGQYQEILDEYGKNAKTLFALRKWANLQAYYLKDLKKAEEALEEAIKFPGISSADLGEMKLELGDIYRLTQQPWEAILMYEQVAKEFENQNIGTEAKYRSARLSFEQGNFSYAKSQADVLKASTEQLIANDALNLSLLISDHLETKTDTLALQMYAAAESLQFRNLSKDAIAKVDSISLLYPKNSLTDDILMFKSNIYIKNRDFALAVPLLKELIGHQQKGNWADEALFILAGIYEDQLNDAEQAKALYQKLIADFPGSMFVTEARKHFRKLRGDPMES, encoded by the coding sequence ATGATGATAAAAACAATATTGGCAATCCTACTCTGCTTTACAGGCTCACTATCATTATTTGCGCAAAGTAATAATGATAATGAGATGGCGATGCTGTACTATCAAAATGGAGATTATCAAAAGGCTTCCGTATTGCTGGAAAAGATAGTCTTCAAAACAAAAAACGAGGCCTATTCAGATCTGTACTTCAATGCACTGCTCAAATCAAAACAATATGAAGTTGCTGATAAAGCGGTTAAAAAGCTGATCAGGCAAAATCCTGAATCATCAAAATATCTGACTATACAAGCCCGGGTTTATAAAGAAAAGGGAGAACTGGAGAATGCAAAAAAGACTTTTGATCAGCTCTTGCACTCCCTTCCTGAAGATGAATCCAAAATAAGGGCATTGGCAAATGATTTATATCAGATGGCCGAATATGATCTGGCAGCGGATGTATTTCTGCAAGCCAGGAAAAACCTGAAAAACAATCAGATCTTCACTTTCGAACTCCTGAGTATTTATCGTTTCAAGAAGGACAAGAATAAATTGGGAGAAGAATATTTGAATGCGTTGTCTACCATGCCGCAAATGCTCCAGCAGGCTGAAACAGTACTGCCTTCTGTTTTTGAAACCAATGCCGATTATCTGACCCTTCAAAATTCATTATTCAAAAGGATACAAAAAGACCCTCAGAATGAATCCTATTCAAAATTGCTGATCTGGCAATTTTTGCAGCAAAAGGAATATGATATGGCGTTGCGTCAATTAATTGCGCAGGATAAAAGGATTAAAGATGACGGAACGATCTTATTTGAGCATGCACAAATATTTGCCTCCAATAAGGCCTATGATACAGCTATAAAAGCTTATACTTATTTAGCTCTTAAAGGCAAGGAAAACCCGTATTATCTGCCTTCCAAACTGGCTTTGATAGATGCCAGTTATCAAGCACTTTTATTGGGTAAAAATGAGCAAAAAGATATTATAGTGCTTGCAGGTCAGTATCAGGAAATTCTGGATGAATATGGCAAAAATGCGAAGACACTTTTTGCCCTTAGAAAATGGGCAAATTTACAAGCTTATTATCTGAAAGATCTTAAAAAAGCGGAAGAAGCGCTGGAAGAGGCTATAAAATTTCCGGGTATTAGCAGTGCAGATCTGGGTGAAATGAAACTTGAACTTGGAGATATCTACAGACTGACACAACAACCATGGGAAGCCATTTTAATGTACGAGCAGGTGGCTAAAGAGTTTGAAAATCAAAACATTGGGACTGAGGCCAAATACAGATCTGCAAGGTTATCATTTGAGCAGGGAAACTTTAGTTATGCCAAATCTCAGGCAGATGTACTGAAAGCTTCGACGGAACAATTAATAGCAAACGACGCGCTAAATCTCAGCCTTTTAATTTCTGATCATCTGGAAACCAAAACAGATACACTGGCACTTCAAATGTATGCTGCTGCTGAATCACTGCAATTCAGAAATCTCAGCAAAGACGCAATAGCTAAAGTAGACAGCATTAGCCTGTTATATCCCAAAAACAGCCTTACTGATGATATTTTGATGTTTAAATCAAATATTTATATCAAAAACAGAGATTTTGCTCTTGCTGTCCCTTTGCTTAAAGAATTGATCGGACATCAGCAAAAAGGGAATTGGGCAGATGAGGCCTTATTTATCCTTGCCGGCATTTATGAAGACCAGCTGAATGATGCTGAGCAAGCTAAGGCTTTATATCAAAAACTGATTGCAGACTTCCCCGGCAGCATGTTTGTAACCGAGGCGCGTAAACATTTCAGAAAACTGAGAGGTGATCCTATGGAATCCTGA
- a CDS encoding DUF4286 family protein has product MLLYNVTLIIEEASAAAWLQWMQEEHIPEVMATGLFVSNRLLKVVDSPNEGVTYCAQYVVQSIEDYDAYQLTHANALAAELNSRFKDKFVSFTTVMEYIA; this is encoded by the coding sequence ATGTTATTATACAATGTAACCCTGATTATTGAAGAAGCTTCTGCTGCGGCATGGCTGCAATGGATGCAAGAAGAACATATTCCTGAAGTAATGGCTACCGGATTATTCGTTTCCAACAGATTATTAAAGGTGGTAGATTCACCAAATGAAGGTGTAACTTATTGCGCACAATACGTTGTACAGTCAATCGAAGATTATGATGCTTACCAGTTAACGCATGCAAATGCGCTGGCAGCAGAATTAAATAGCCGTTTTAAAGATAAATTTGTTTCTTTCACTACCGTAATGGAATATATAGCCTAA
- the rfbC gene encoding dTDP-4-dehydrorhamnose 3,5-epimerase, translated as MNMIQTPIADLFVIEPKVWKDNRGYFYESFSARAFAEAGIQADFVQDNQSFSQKGTLRGLHAQKAPFAQGKLVRVIQGKVLDVAVDVRKESATYGQHFSIVLSGENHKQLWVPPGFLHGFLTLEDNTIFTYKVTNYYDKESECGVIWNDADLNINWSEELTKEELLLSDKDLVLSSFKDFVSPF; from the coding sequence ATGAATATGATACAAACACCTATAGCCGATCTTTTTGTTATCGAACCTAAAGTATGGAAAGATAACCGTGGCTATTTTTACGAAAGTTTTAGTGCGCGCGCATTTGCAGAAGCTGGCATCCAGGCCGACTTTGTACAAGACAACCAATCTTTTTCACAAAAGGGTACTTTGCGTGGTTTACATGCTCAGAAAGCTCCTTTTGCACAAGGAAAACTGGTTAGGGTTATACAAGGTAAAGTGCTTGATGTTGCTGTCGACGTCAGAAAAGAATCTGCCACTTATGGCCAGCATTTCAGTATTGTCCTTAGTGGTGAAAATCACAAACAGCTATGGGTTCCGCCAGGGTTCCTTCATGGTTTCCTAACGCTTGAAGATAATACTATTTTCACTTATAAAGTGACTAATTATTATGACAAAGAGTCTGAATGTGGTGTAATCTGGAATGATGCGGATCTGAATATCAACTGGAGTGAAGAATTAACAAAAGAAGAGCTTTTGCTTTCTGATAAGGATTTAGTACTTTCTTCTTTTAAAGATTTCGTTAGTCCTTTTTAA
- a CDS encoding flagellar motor protein MotB has product MKRVILFLSIGLLASAFSSCVVLSPKKYKALLAKQDSLSTGWSGAQESIDNLQSAIAKLQRDTANLRGQLNELQGKYKAIDGSYAKLKDNSSFAINKLSEDLKKREQRLKEVEDVLRKRDEASNQLKEKLEQALLGFSKSGLTVEMKNGKVYVSLTDKLLFPSGSIIIDEKGKQALAQLAKVLKEQPEIIIAVEGHTDSQKITNLGQIKDNWDLSVLRSTSVVRYLTETEKVPGVRLTATGKGEFQPLELNTTPEGRSKNRRIEIVLAPKLDELYNLIKK; this is encoded by the coding sequence ATGAAGAGAGTTATTTTGTTTTTAAGCATCGGTTTATTGGCCAGTGCATTTAGTTCATGTGTAGTCCTGTCGCCAAAAAAATATAAAGCCTTACTGGCTAAACAGGATTCATTAAGTACCGGCTGGAGCGGAGCACAGGAATCTATTGATAATCTACAGAGCGCTATTGCTAAATTACAACGGGATACAGCGAATCTGAGAGGACAGCTCAATGAGCTTCAGGGGAAATATAAAGCGATTGACGGTAGTTATGCCAAATTAAAGGATAACAGCTCTTTTGCAATTAATAAGCTGTCAGAAGACCTTAAAAAGCGTGAACAACGCCTTAAAGAAGTAGAAGATGTTTTGCGTAAACGTGATGAAGCCTCTAACCAATTAAAAGAGAAATTAGAACAAGCACTGCTTGGATTCTCGAAGAGCGGATTAACTGTAGAAATGAAAAACGGTAAAGTTTATGTCTCTCTGACTGATAAACTATTATTTCCTTCAGGAAGTATCATTATTGATGAAAAAGGAAAACAAGCATTGGCTCAGCTGGCTAAAGTATTAAAAGAACAGCCTGAGATTATCATTGCTGTAGAAGGACACACAGACTCACAGAAAATAACTAACCTGGGTCAGATTAAAGATAACTGGGACCTGAGTGTATTGCGTTCTACTTCTGTAGTACGTTACCTGACAGAAACTGAAAAAGTTCCGGGGGTAAGGCTTACTGCAACAGGAAAAGGTGAATTCCAGCCATTAGAGTTGAATACTACACCCGAAGGAAGAAGTAAAAACCGCAGGATTGAAATTGTATTGGCGCCTAAACTGGATGAGCTTTACAACCTGATCAAAAAATAA
- a CDS encoding DUF2461 domain-containing protein — translation MIKPETLAFLSAVAANNNREWFALNKEWYETAKADVIHLVEELIPVLATVDPQFPLETQAKKCVMRIYRDVRFSKNKDPYKNNFGISFSVKNSNGNGPEFYLHLQPGKSFFAGGYWMPEASLLKKIREEIDYNTSEFLEIIEAKGFTDQFKLSTEDTLKKAPKGYDPEHPHIGLLKLKSFIAVLPLTDQELLKPTLVNHLKKAFTGIYPFVRFLRGAIAP, via the coding sequence ATGATTAAACCAGAAACACTAGCTTTCTTAAGCGCAGTAGCAGCAAACAATAACAGGGAATGGTTTGCCCTGAACAAGGAATGGTATGAAACAGCAAAGGCTGATGTGATTCACCTTGTTGAGGAGCTTATTCCTGTTCTTGCAACTGTTGACCCGCAGTTCCCACTCGAAACACAAGCTAAGAAATGTGTAATGCGCATTTACAGAGATGTGCGGTTCAGTAAAAATAAAGATCCCTATAAGAACAACTTTGGAATTTCTTTCTCCGTGAAAAACTCGAATGGAAACGGGCCGGAGTTTTATCTGCACCTTCAGCCGGGGAAATCATTTTTTGCCGGCGGTTACTGGATGCCGGAAGCATCGCTGCTTAAAAAAATAAGAGAAGAAATAGATTACAATACCTCAGAGTTTCTTGAAATTATAGAAGCTAAAGGTTTTACTGACCAGTTTAAGCTGAGTACAGAAGATACCCTGAAAAAAGCTCCTAAAGGTTATGATCCGGAGCATCCTCATATCGGATTGTTAAAACTCAAAAGCTTTATTGCCGTTTTACCACTTACTGATCAGGAATTGTTAAAACCTACATTAGTTAACCATTTAAAAAAGGCTTTTACAGGAATATACCCATTTGTCCGCTTCCTGAGAGGAGCTATAGCACCATAA
- a CDS encoding DUF983 domain-containing protein, with protein MEKTTKLYALVHGKCPHCRRGDIFTGTLYGFDVQRTNDICTHCGQRYEIEPGYFYASMYVSYAMNVMEMIAVGIATYIFSGGNLEFDSLWMYVGVIFSGCLVLAPFNYRYSRVILLHWLSPKISYNAYYDKP; from the coding sequence ATGGAGAAAACAACAAAACTATATGCATTAGTACATGGTAAATGTCCGCATTGCCGCAGGGGGGATATATTTACTGGTACTTTATATGGTTTCGATGTACAACGTACAAATGATATTTGCACTCATTGCGGACAGCGCTACGAGATAGAACCGGGCTACTTTTATGCCTCTATGTATGTAAGCTATGCAATGAATGTAATGGAGATGATTGCCGTGGGTATTGCAACCTATATTTTTTCTGGTGGTAATCTGGAATTTGATTCCCTATGGATGTATGTAGGTGTGATCTTTAGTGGATGCTTAGTTCTCGCACCCTTTAACTATCGTTATTCACGCGTGATTTTATTACATTGGCTCTCTCCTAAAATTAGTTATAACGCCTATTACGACAAACCATGA
- a CDS encoding DUF420 domain-containing protein, producing the protein MNINDKFFLRLIWIVSAVVLAVVIALKIVPPPTTKPSFIYLLPHLIGGINAACSVLLILSLIFIKKKNIQAHKVTNVITFILSAIFLVFYILFHLYEKDTKYGDIDHNGILSVAELAAVSGTRMIYFFILITHIMLAVVVLPLILISFLRGFSMQIERHRKIVRWAYPVWLYVAVTGVIVYLMISPYYNF; encoded by the coding sequence ATGAATATTAATGATAAATTCTTTTTACGTCTGATCTGGATTGTTTCTGCTGTAGTACTTGCAGTAGTTATTGCTTTAAAGATTGTACCCCCACCGACAACAAAACCATCGTTCATCTATTTACTGCCACACTTAATTGGAGGTATTAATGCAGCCTGTTCGGTACTGCTAATCCTTTCTTTAATCTTTATCAAGAAGAAAAATATACAGGCACATAAAGTAACGAATGTTATTACGTTTATCCTGTCCGCTATTTTTCTTGTCTTCTATATCCTGTTTCACCTTTATGAAAAGGATACAAAATATGGGGACATTGACCATAACGGTATCCTTTCAGTTGCTGAACTGGCAGCCGTAAGCGGAACGAGAATGATTTATTTCTTTATTCTGATTACACATATTATGCTGGCCGTTGTGGTGTTGCCATTGATTCTGATCAGTTTCCTGAGAGGCTTTAGCATGCAGATTGAAAGACACCGTAAGATTGTTAGATGGGCTTACCCGGTATGGTTATATGTAGCGGTTACCGGGGTAATTGTTTACCTGATGATTTCACCTTATTATAATTTTTAA
- a CDS encoding SCO family protein translates to MKFSSIKKIIILVSILAVPGFLYYELVEQGKNRYKPLPFFGPKKVAATFHSKRGKQIPDTIYHQLPDFRFINQQADTVSWKNYEGKIIVLNLIYTSGNNYAVEFANKAMNVYMNTYIKNPLIHFIGLSIDPVTDVPAKLLPYADKLKAKAGKWDLLTGDSTAVYNWINKGLYIDAQQHFEKGERKFTYSNLFVLLDPQHRIRGYYDATNQEALSKLNDEIKVLVAEELRNVRDGR, encoded by the coding sequence ATGAAGTTTTCTTCAATAAAAAAAATAATAATCCTGGTATCGATTTTAGCGGTACCGGGATTTTTATATTATGAACTGGTTGAACAAGGAAAGAACAGATATAAACCGTTACCCTTTTTCGGCCCCAAAAAAGTAGCCGCTACTTTCCATTCCAAAAGAGGAAAACAGATTCCTGATACTATTTATCATCAGCTGCCTGACTTCCGGTTTATCAATCAGCAGGCAGATACAGTGAGCTGGAAAAATTACGAAGGAAAGATTATTGTGCTGAACCTGATTTACACATCGGGAAATAATTATGCCGTAGAATTTGCCAACAAAGCAATGAACGTGTATATGAACACCTATATCAAAAACCCGTTAATTCATTTTATAGGATTAAGTATAGACCCGGTAACAGATGTTCCTGCTAAACTGCTTCCCTATGCTGATAAATTAAAAGCAAAGGCAGGTAAATGGGACTTACTGACCGGAGATAGTACAGCGGTTTATAACTGGATCAATAAAGGGCTTTATATTGATGCCCAGCAGCATTTTGAAAAGGGGGAACGTAAATTCACTTATAGCAATTTATTCGTCCTTCTGGATCCCCAGCACCGCATCAGAGGTTATTATGATGCGACTAATCAGGAAGCGCTCTCCAAGCTTAATGATGAAATAAAAGTTCTCGTTGCCGAAGAGCTTAGAAATGTAAGAGACGGAAGGTAA
- a CDS encoding cytochrome C oxidase subunit IV family protein produces MSEHNLQNTEEHAHDEHAGLSKSKIWQVFFILLGITVVEFIIALVILPKNLIPHTAGNIAYILLTLLKAYYIVAYFMHLKFEKTGLQLSLGLAFIFIAYFITLMLIEGGYLHIHMTV; encoded by the coding sequence ATGTCTGAACATAACTTACAAAATACAGAAGAGCATGCACACGATGAGCATGCCGGCCTAAGCAAATCTAAAATCTGGCAGGTATTCTTTATCTTATTAGGGATTACTGTAGTTGAATTTATCATTGCTTTGGTGATCTTACCAAAGAACCTGATTCCTCATACTGCTGGTAATATCGCTTATATCTTATTGACCCTTTTAAAAGCATATTATATTGTTGCCTACTTTATGCACCTTAAGTTTGAGAAAACCGGGTTGCAGTTATCTCTGGGGCTCGCATTTATATTTATTGCGTACTTTATAACTTTGATGCTCATTGAAGGTGGTTATTTGCATATACATATGACTGTTTAA